A single Fundulus heteroclitus isolate FHET01 unplaced genomic scaffold, MU-UCD_Fhet_4.1 scaffold_90, whole genome shotgun sequence DNA region contains:
- the LOC105919687 gene encoding odorant receptor 131-2-like: MNTPSFNLNVSSSLNYRDSPSTALAKNMIVVALGITINYINGTLIHTFRKHEIFYMNPRYVLFIHLVVNDMIQLTTSISLFVFSYVFYKINASFCCFIVIFAVFTTVNTPLNLALMAVECYVAVCFPLRHAELCTIKRTYFLIGCIWVLSAASILPDIFIILATEPLWLFYSTIFCSRDNLFRHPIHLQKRDVSHIIFLSGVWFTLFFTYFRIFFVAHAANSAEKNAKKARNTILLHGFQLLLCMLTYVAPLAQKFLIFMAPAYYLQMLFLWYIFVQILPRLVSPIVYGLRDKTFEKHLRKYLLCTIRAANKLHP; the protein is encoded by the exons ATGAATACCCCATCTTTTAACCTCAACGTGTCAAGCAGCCTGAATTACAGAGACTCTCCCAGCACTGCTCTAGCAAAAAACATGATCGTCGTGGCTCTTGGCATCACTATCAACTATATCAATGGGACATTGATCCACACCTTCAGAAAACACGAA ATATTTTACATGAACCCTCGCTACGTCCTCTTCATCCATCTGGTGGTGAACGATATGATCCAGCTGACTACATCAATCAGCTTGTTTGTCTTTAGTTATGTCTTCTACAAAATTAATGCCTCCTTTTGTTGCTTCATTGTGATCTTTGCTGTTTTCACCACTGTCAACACACCATTAAACTTAGCTCTGATGGCGGTGGAGTGCTACGTCGCCGTTTGTTTCCCACTGCGACACGCTGAACTCTGCACCATCAAACGAACATACTTTCTCATCGGCTGTATTTGGGTTTTGAGCGCAGCTTCAATTTTACCAGACATCTTTATTATCCTGGCAACCGAGCCTCTATGGTTATTTTACTCCACAATATTTTGCTCAAGAGACAATCTGTTCCGGCACCCGATACATTTGCAGAAAAGGGATGTTTCTCATATCATCTTTTTATCTGGAGTTTGGTTCACCCTTTTCTTTACCTATTTCAGAATCTTTTTTGTTGCTCATGCTGCTAACTCCGCtgaaaaaaatgccaaaaaggcCAGAAATACGATCCTGCTTCATGGCTTTCAGCTACTTCTGTGTATGCTAACATATGTTGCTCCTTTGGCTCAAAAATTTCTTATCTTCATGGCTCCTGCTTATTATCTCCAAATGCTTTTTCTTTGGTACATATTTGTCCAGATTCTTCCCAGGTTGGTGAGTCCTATTGTGTATGGGCTACGggacaaaacatttgaaaagcaTTTGAGAAAGTATCTTTTGTGCACTATTAGAGCAGCCAACAAACTACATCCGtaa
- the LOC105919689 gene encoding odorant receptor 131-2-like — MNSSSLNLNVSSSLIYRDSPGTALVKNVIIVALGITIYYVNGTMIHTFRKHQIFYMNPRYVLFIHLVVNDMIQLTATISLFVFSYVFYKINASLCCFIVTFAVFTTVNTPLNLALMAVECYVAVCFPLRHAELCTVRRTYFLIGCIWVLSATSVLPDIIIILATEPLWLFYATIFCDRDTLFRHPISIQKRDVSHIVFLSLVWLTIFFTYLRIYFAAHSAEGKAKRARNTIMLHGFQLILSMLTYVAPLATRFLIFLFPKYNVHILFVWYILVQILPRFVSPVVYGLRDNTFKQYLRKYLLPTIISANKIHP; from the exons ATGAATTCCTCATCTCTGAACCTGAATGTGTCCAGCAGCCTGATTTACAGAGACTCTCCTGGCACTGCTTTGGTCAAAAATGTGATTATCGTGGCCCTTGGCATCACCATCTACTATGTCAATGGGACAATGATTCATACCTTCAGAAAACACCAG ATATTTTACATGAACCCTCGCTACGTCCTCTTCATCCATCTGGTGGTGAACGATATGATCCAGCTGACTGCAACAATCAGCTTGTTTGTCTTTAGCTATGTCTTCTACAAAATTAATGCCTCCCTTTGTTGCTTTATTGTGACCTTTGCTGTTTTCACCACTGTCAACACACCATTAAACTTAGCTCTGATGGCGGTGGAGTGCTACGTCGCCGTTTGTTTCCCACTGCGACACGCTGAACTCTGCACCGTCAGACGAACATACTTTCTCATCGGCTGCATTTGGGTTTTGAGCGCAACATCAGTTCTGCCAGACATTATTATCATCCTGGCAACAGAGCCTCTTTGGTTATTTTACGCCACAATATTTTGCGACAGAGACACTCTATTCCGACACCCTATAAGTATACAAAAGAGGGATGTTTCTCACATCGTTTTTTTATCTCTAGTCTGGCTCACAATCTTCTTTACCTATTTAAGGATCTACTTTGCTGCTCATTCGGCTGAAGGAAAGGCAAAAAGAGCCAGGAACACCATTATGCTTCATGGCTTCCAGTTAATTTTGTCTATGCTAACTTATGTAGCTCCTTTGGCAACAAGGTTCCTGATATTCTTGTTCCCTAAATACAATGTTCATATCCTATTTGTTTGGTACATATTGGTCCAGATTCTGCCCAGATTTGTGAGTCCTGTTGTGTACGGGCTGCGAGACAATACATTTAAACAGTATTTGAGGAAGTATCTGCTGCCCACCATCATATCAGCCAACAAAATACACCCTTGA
- the LOC105919690 gene encoding odorant receptor 131-2-like: MNNTTTVIRDPLYVAIIKNVITVLLSLAIIYINGTLVHTFRKNQVFNTNSRYILYIHLVINDIIMLALMILLQVLSYILFTLNVSFCIIMLMIAISSNLNNPLTLAAMALECYLAICFPLRHPQICTVRKTYIVIAVIWFLSLLTILPDVFIVMATRPAEYFHSRIFCLWANIFTNPILAEKRDVSNIVFLVIVWLILFYTYFRILFTAQAASANAKKARNTVLLHGFQLLLCMLSYVHSITIVGLSSLFPNDILTIRYVISILIQVMPRLISPMVYGIRDKMFREYLKRYLLLTNTNVNPEKI; the protein is encoded by the exons ATGAATAATACTACAACTGTCATTCGGGATCCACTCTACGTAGCAATCATCAAAAATGTGATCACTGTTCTCCTCTCCCTTGCAATCATCTACATTAATGGCACTCTGGTtcacacatttagaaaaaatCAG GTTTTCAACACAAACTCCCGTTACATCCTTTATATCCACCTGGTAATCAACGATATCATCATGCTGGCATTGATGATCCTCCTCCAAGTCCTGAGTTACATATTGTTCACACTCAATGTCTCATTCTGTATCATTATGCTAATGATTGCCATATCTTCCAACCTAAACAACCCCTTAACGCTTGCGGCCATGGCTTTAGAGTGTTACCTGGCCATATGCTTCCCTCTGCGCCACCCCCAGATCTGTACGGTCAGGAAAACCTACATTGTGATTGCTGTGATATGGTTTCTAAGTTTACTGACAATACTACCAGATGTGTTCATAGTGATGGCTACAAGACCTGCAGAGTACTTTCATTCCAGGATTTTCTGCTTGTGggcaaacattttcacaaaccCGATCCTTGCAGAAAAGAGAGATGTGTCCAACATTGTGTTTCTAGTCATTGTTTGGCTCATTCTCTTCTATACATACTTCAGAATTCTTTTCACTGCACAGGCTGCTTCAGCAAATGCAAAGAAAGCGAGGAACACCGTCCTACTCCATGGCTTCCAGCTGTTGCTGTGTATGCTAAGCTATGTTCATAGTATAACAATAGTGGGCCTTTCAAGTTTGTTTCCGAATGATATTCTGACCATTCGATATGTAATTTCAATACTGATTCAGGTTATGCCACGTCTCATCAGTCCGATGGTTTATGGTATAAGGGACAAGATGTTCAGAGAGTACTTGAAACGATATCTGTTGCTCACCAATACAAATGTTAATCCAGAAAAGATTTAA